One Arachis hypogaea cultivar Tifrunner chromosome 2, arahy.Tifrunner.gnm2.J5K5, whole genome shotgun sequence genomic window, cattcTCTTCCGTTCCTTTCCTTTCTCTAccatcttcctcctcttcctcttccgcTTCCTTTCGATTTTCACCCATCAAAGCCTCACACTCACCCAAAAACCCATTAACCCACGTGACACAAACACTAAACCCCTTCTTCTCACCCATCCTCAAATCAGCATGCATCGCAGCTGCATTGTTCCTCATGCGCCTTCACTTCAATTCTCCCGCCCTCGCCGCTGCCGTTACAGCCGCACCGCAACCACCATCTCCCGCGACGGAATCCTCTCCGGAAGATGCCTCCGGCGAAGAAAAGGTTTCGGGTGAAGAGAACAGCACCGTTGAAGATCTTCAGTCCCTCATCGAAGCAAAGATCAGAGAGCGTAAATTCGACGAAGCGGTTCCGATGGTAGACCGCTTGATTGAAATTGAGCCGGAGGAGCTTGATTGGCCGCTGCTGAAGGCGCACCTGCGTGCCCGCAACAACGACCACGCGGTGGCGCGGAACTTGTTCGAAGAAGTGCTGAAGAGAGACCCTTATAACGTGATTGCGCTTCATGGTCTTCTTGTGGCGGCTTTTGAGTTGAAGGAACCAACAAAGGATTTTATGCCAAGGTTTGAAGAAGCTGTGAAGTTCTTGGAGAAGGAAGAGAGGGATTCTGAGGCAAGGGACTTGAAGCTGCTAATTGCGCAGGTAATCAACATTGAATGGGATTCAATTAGTGTTTATATACAAGTGCATACCAACCCATAACTAACTATAGCAAAAGAGGATAACCATCTAACTAACTAACTCACAAATAAGTTGCAAAATTGCAAGTTGCAGCGTTGTTGCTGGAGTTGTATGATGGAGTTGTAGATGTATCATTTTTTATTTGTCAAAGGAAGTTATTCTCTCTGATATGTGGGAAAAATAATAAACTACAAACATGAAATATTTGAGTAGTTGAAATTGTTAGAGAATAATAGGATATTTGAATTGATACTGGGATATTAAgcatttattatttgattattatctGATTTGTTCATCACCTATTTACCTTGTATCATATTCATAGAAACATCTGATTATCAAGTTTATTATTGTTGagataggtttaattactctgtaggTTTCATAGTtcatagtttcaccaaatttgtaattaggtcttttattttattttcaattgggTTCCTAtactgcttttaattttgtaattaggtgcTTTTAAGTGTAAAAATGgttagagttaactgaatatttctcCGAAAATTGAGTGTATCCACAATTAAGAACCTAATTAAATCTTTGACTacatgttttttgaaaaagatattctgctaattttatatttttgacatGAAAaggatctaattacaaaatttaaagtAACATAGGGATCCAATTGTaaagaaaaaagtataaggaTCTCATCgcaaatttggtgaaactatagagATCAATAGAGTTATTTAAACCTTTGAGATATTATCATGAATTCTAACACAAATAATGTAAACATATAAACTAGCTCGACTTCATCATTTTGTGTTGAACTAACCCAATTTATTGATGGGTGTTGAGCTAGATTATATTTTTCATGGTTAAAATTATAGGGCATAAATCTGTCATGGCCTGAAATGATGATTTATTCTGGACAAATGCTTGATCCTCCATTGATTGTTTTGCCATGAAAGATATGATAAACTGCATTTCTACATTTCAGACCATGAAAGATTAGAGGCTGGACGGATTTTAATCATGAAATATATAAACTAGCTCGATTCCCCATTGTGGCTCAAACTAGCCCAATGATTGATAGGTGTCAAGCTAGATTATATCTTTCATGGTTAAAATTGTAGTACTTAAATCTGTCTTGGTCAGAGATGATAATTATTTGGACAAATATTCGATCCTCCATTTATTATTTGGACAAATACTCTTTAAGTACTTCACTAAGTTTACTCTAACAAGTATCTATAACATAAATGCATATCTAACTAACTTTCTAATACAGGTTAAGGTTTTGGAAGGGGAATTATCCAGTGCGCTGAAGGTCTATGAGGATCTTGTGACAAAAGAACCGAAGGATTTTAGGCCTTACTTGTGTAAGGGTGTGGTGTATActatgatgaagaagaaagatgAAGCTGAAAGACAGTTTGAGAAGTTTAGGGAACTTGTCCCGGAGGATCATCATCACAAAGATTATTTTGAGGACAATGCTAATGTGTTCTTGCAGAAGCTAGAGCAAAAGAAAGAAGCAGCTCTGAAGAGGTGAAAACGAGTGATGAGCTGAATTGCTTAGAATTATTTATGATTTCAAGCATCATTTTGAATTCAGTTCGCAAATTCTGTGGCGAAATGAAACTAAGAGAGCTGCGATTGCACTATCTTGAATTTAAAACCACCACTCTCTAGAGAATGATGATCGTTCTTAACTTGTGTTGAATGATTGGATTACAATCTAGGTGAGTGTTAATGTCGTACGTTCTAGGTGATAAATTTTGCTTTTGGTGGTTGTTCAAAATTACTATAACAATAATTGCCACAATTCCAAGATAGGAGTGTTGGTAGATATGGATGGTGAGATTTGAAAGGGCTTGTTTGTAGTCATATTTTATGATAGAAGATAGAACATAATGGTATTGTTGGATGTATATGATCGACCTCAACTAGTAGAAAAAGGATTGtttcttattattgttattatcattGATGGAAAGTGAGATGTATAAATAGTGTTATCTTTTTGCTCTAAAATGAACTTATTGGTTACCTTTTGTTGAAAGGTAGAAGAACCTAAATACATATTCCATCAACCACAACTGTAACTCAGTGATCCTCTATTTTGAATTTGGATAGTTTTGCCTGAGCAAGATAGATAGTCGGTTTTGAAATGTTAactatgttatatacttatatcatTACCCTGAATATATAGCATGTTTGTGGGTGATCTACTGATCTTGATGACATCGGAGGGCTTTTCCTGTGTCCATTACAGACTACAGTGTATGGTTGGATCCTATTGTGCTTATTCTAGTTACTCACTGGTGGCTTTACTTGCTCAACTCTGAGTGATGCGCGTGTAAGTATTTCTATCTTGTGGAAATATGCTTCTAAATTGATTTGTGAATTGCGATGCATATTTTCAATTGTTCTAACAAATATGATTTATGACAGCATTTAACTTCATTTAATCCATGTATCCGAACTACCTTATATGGAACAACTTGGTCGTTGTTGACATACATGTTCATCTTATACTTCTCTCTTGTCGGAAGAAAACTGCATTCGATTCAGTTAAGTATATTATCCTCAATTTGATAGGATATGATAAGCTAAAGACATGATGGTATGTCTGATGTAATTGATTTTGGCAAATAGTTAGGATTGAACTATGGTTGTGTTTTAGTGAAGTGAATTGCCAGCTTATCCCCAAGTTAATGAGCAACTTGAACAGGTCATAAATTGTTATGGTTCTGCACAGGCTTCTGAAATTGTTGAATGTGTTTAAATCAGTTTGGTCCTTGTGAAACTGTTGCTATTACGGCTAGCATCAGGTTGGTTCAAGTACACCAAATTTACTATTGACTATGGTGTCTATCCTTCttttaataacaacaacaacaacaacaacaacaataataataataataatactaataataataatatttaataataatatttaataataatattattattattattattattattgttattattattattgttgttgttgttgttgcaaaCCGTCGCTCATGGCTTTTTGGATAGGAAAAAAAAGGAATTTCAGGTTAAAATTTCAATTTGGGAAGCAGAAGCTACGTGACGGTAAGAAAATATATAAAGTAATGAATGACACAATAATCAAGTTAGATCATTCAGATTTCAGAGTTGTCAATAAGAACCTTGGTGGCAGTTTTAAGACGATGGTACAAACCCTTCATGACTTTCAAAGTCTAAGCAATGAAAACTTAACAGATATGGTGGTAAGAACGGAGGTGCAAACCTGCCAAACCACAAATATTGGgtcaattttctctcttttttatccATAGTATTTCCCAACACAACATACTAAGAACTAATTCGGTAGAAATTGAaactttatttaagaatttaGCTGACCAATAAGTTACTATATGTACAAAATGGGATTTAAACTTCTGATATTTGGTTAAACAGATTAATGAGTTAACCACTAAATTAACctaaattgatttaatttttccTATGTTGATATTATAAATGTTATTttggtattatatatatatatatatatatatatatatatatatatatatatatatatatatatatataattttttagtttttcacaGTATCTCTCAATTCGGTAAGACAAGAACTATTGTGCTACAATATTGAATTTTATATAAGAATTTGTCGTTGGCTAATAAATTACTATATGTACGGGATTCAAATTTTCATGCTTGTTTAAACATTAAGAGAGACATTTTTTGAAGCCCTAATCAATAATGACCGGCCCAAtccattgctattttatttgttcttttatttatttagttattttaaatgTCTTAATGCATCAAGTAATATTAAATAAGTGTTTGATTTTTAATATGAATGTATGCAATAGGTTTTATGATTagttttttatctaaaaaaatgtGAACTCAGAATTAGAGATTAGTCATTAGCTCTCGCCTTTTCGGTTGGCGGATACTTTGAGACTTGAGAGTTAAAGCCTATTGaccaaaaaagaacaaaaagtaaaacaactaatattatccaaatatATGTAgatgtaataaaaaattattaatatataatgatattgatatttattctattaaattatcaataatattattgGTATATCAAATACCATCGACTCCCatattgataattttaattgtgtattttcattattttttaatttttttaagtccCATGACGCAAAGGGAACTCctattttatactaatatttGATATTTATATACAAGTTTCTTAGTTTGGTGGTAAGTTTTAAAAGGTTTGATTTCCGGATTTGTTAAGATTTGACTGGATTTATTGGGTTTTAGTCGAGGGTTTAGtgagaatttgattaaaaaattttgtaaaagatTTTCTAGTGTTTGATTGTGAATCTTGTTGGGTTTGATTAgtacaaattttaagtttgatattATTAAGGATACAATGACGGTTAcatatacaagtctttttgacaaTCAAGTCTAATAAAGttgattcaaattcaataaaaactAACCTCACATTAAGGAGCATGTAAACACGAGCTCCCTCAACCGTTCAATAGCGCGAGCGGTATTATGAAAGCTTCTTTCTTGGTCAAAACCCCAATCCTGAAAATTCAAATAACGCTCGAAATCTCTGAAAAAACTATCAAAATCGTCGCGAAAACTCAAGAAAATCTACAGGAGAAGTTCAAAATCTCCATCAAAGAATATAGAAACAAAAAACGAAAGATTATTGAAGGTATTGCACACTAATCGTCCaattttttcacttttctctttctcatttCGATCGCGAAACACTAGATAATCATATTTCTGTTTATTTAGTATATTCATTATGTGTTCTTGCTTTAAAGTACATATTACTGTTCTCATCATATTGTTCAATTGGTGATAACTGTCTTACATACTATTTCGCATATAGTTTAACCTATATTTTCATGTGTTTGAGAGATTTGAATGTAGTTTTGTGCATGTTTGTATGGTTCGAACTGAGTTTGTCTATAGTAATCAGAAACAACTTTCGAGGTATTTCAAGTGAATTCGGGTGTAATTGGTGTTGTTGTCCTATTCTTGCTATAACTAGAAACAGAATATTGTTCTTGTgcttttggtgtcattttatgcatgtttgattgagttGAATATCATTTTGAACTCACATTATttcatgtaataaaaaaatagtggTATATATGGCTCATAATTCGGTGTATTTCTTATGAATTGGGGTGCATTTGGTGCTGTTATTATCTATTAaccttattttttattcattacaGAAAAATTGGCAAGCAAAAACCCTGCACTAAAATATAATGTAAGCACATATATCTTAGATCAACTCAATTTTTTCTTGTATAAATATAGTTTATTTAGATGATTCTCGTTTGTTTACAGAAAATTCATGATTTGAGATGATCCACAAGGCTCCTTCATGATAAATTCCAAAACATGAGTCATGAAAAGATAGTCATTGTCCAGGAACTAGAATTTGGTAGTTTGATGCACATCTCTCCCATGAATGTTCCGTATAAGCTCTTGAAAGAGTTGGCATATTCGTTTGATATGATAAAAACCACATTGGACACCTGGTATGGTGTATTCAACATCACCCAAGAAAATGTAAGAGCTGCCCTTAGCTTGAATGCATCTGGTAACCAATTACATAAATTGTTATACTTGCATTCTTTATAATATATTCTGTTAATTATTTTGGTGAAGTTTTACAATATATCTGTATTATTGAAACATTTTTGCTGCTTTTGTAGGGCTTCTCTTTCCAAACAACGTTAAATTTCAAGAGCTTAGTGAGGAGGACAAGGAAGTTTTAGAAGCTTCCAAGGCAATACTTTGAAGCAATTGACAGACTCGATGATGGAGAATAGCGTTGATGGGGACGAAGATCGGCTGAAGTTTAAGAGAACATTCATCCTCTACATTCAAATGTCCTTCTTGTTGCCGACAACCATAAACAAGGTTTCTTCCGTTTACATACCGCCGATTTTTTGCGTGGACACCATATGTGAGTGGAATTAGGGTGGTCATGTCCTTAACTTCCTCATCAAGGGCATCATTGAGCacatattgaaaaagaaaaaatctgtTGATGGCTGCTTCTATGCTCTCATGattgtatatttttatgaatCCAAACACAAGAACAAGCCGGTGGATATAATTCCTGGACCACCATAGTTGCAGCATTTGACTAGGGATTTGCTGGTTTAGAGGATAGAAGCTGAGATTAAGGGTCATATGGTAACTTAAcagatttttttctttaatttcagtgtatttatttaatatatataatctaaaCTAATGTTTTACCTATTTTAGGACATCGTGAAAAAAAGCACTGTTGAAATACAAATTGATgagaataaagaaggaagaaaagaaggagaaaaagaagaagccacAAAAGAAGAACATTTCTTCAGAAAGTGATAATGTTACTGACTCTGAGTCTGATTTTGAACAAGACTCAGAAGAGGCaccaaaaacaagaaaacaaccaacaagaaaggaaaaaaagtaagtattattttttggtgtattttgtcaGTTTTACTATATCTATTGCCTGATGATTGTTTGCTGTACAGGATGGAATCCAAAAAGGAAGCACATTGTTCAGGATTCATCTTCCGAAAACCAAACTAAATTTTATAATGAGTAAGATTCAGAAATTATCATTGAAAtgctatattttttgtttatatcaaaattttatttattaacagaatgtttttaatttattgtcaAAAGTGAAAAATTGGagcaaataacaaaaggaagATTAAAGAAAAAAGGTTCACAATCCTATAAAAAAGTATGCATTGCTTTCGGGTGTATTTTGTCAATTTTGTTGTATTTATTTGCCTGATGATTCTTTTCTTTCCAGGATGCAATCTAAAAAAAGAAAGCACGTTATTAAGGAttcattttctaaaaaataaactgAATCTGATAATGAGTAAGACACATTGAAATACTAtcttttattcatcaaaattttatttgttaacaTGATCTTTTGCATGTACTGTCAGAACTGAACAAATACAACaaataagagaagaaaaaatgaagaaaataaatgATAAGTCTGCACAAAAGTATGTTTTTCTTTTCAGTGTAATTTGCTaagtttattgtattttttttcctgATGATTGTTTGTCTTTCCATAATGAAGGAAAAAAAATCACAGCTATACCAGAAGGCGGGCTCCATTCCACAGAAGCTCACTATGATTCTTCGCAAACGTAAGATTCAATATGTAAAATCCTTTCTTTGCTAAAATTTCAATGAATGTAATTAATTACTCTAGTTTTACTGAATAATGTTTATTTTATCCATAGAATGCCGCATGTGAATTTGGCAAGTGAAAATGATCCTGTGTTTCAAACACATACAAGCTATCAGAGCATTGTAAATAAGCCCAGtgaaaaaaggcaggaaaaaaaaagaaaaaaactgtaACTATTTAATATCTCATAAAACAGAAGTTATGCTTCTATTGAATGCTTGAGGTGCATTGGTGACATGATTTCGGTATATTTCAGGTTCAAGGAATAAGAAGAATCATTAAATGAATCAGCGCATGTTCTAGAAGCAATAATAAGTAGTAATCCTCAAGAAAAAAAGATTGTTCTTCAGAAAGAGACCCATTCCCAATCAAAACCACTCAACATATGAGTTTTCCAACTTACTTTCAATCTTCTATTCTTTGAGTTAATCATTTTTACCTGAATATTTACTCaatattaactttttatttttgtcttcatTAGACTTCCACTTCAAATATTTGCACCTCCATCAGAAACAACAGCATCAAGCCCTCTGCAAAAACAGCCAACTGTTGCAAAGTCTCCCAGCAAGGAATATACAGAAGAAACTATTAATGCATAAGGAATAATACTTTCTGTGTATTTGGTTTGTTTTTGGGGGTATTTGTGCACGGTTTAATGAGTTACATGTCTTTTCGAAATAATGGTGTATTTGGTTCTTATTTCGATATATTTTGTGTGAATTGAGGTGCAATTgctttgttttttaatttaattctttttctgtaaTCCTGCAGTACTCCATAACCTCATGAACCTGCTGAAGTGTAAGTTCTACATACTAAAGAACATCCTCAACAATCTAAACAAGAATCTACTGAGCCAGTAGCTCCTTCTAAAGTGTAAGTTCTACATAATATAATTCTCTTTCaatattttatatgtattctTATACTATTTTATATTACCATGCAGTCATCCACCCTCTCCAGCCAATGTTGGATTAATGATGGTTGCCAACACAACATCATTTCTAAAGCATGACATTCCTGCACGATCATTCAGTCTTGGCTTTTCTGAATCGAGTGAGGAAGATACACTTACTCATGAGGTTAAACCAACAGTTGAAAAGAAAAAATCTCAAGAGAGCCCGATATTGGTTGAAGAATTAGAAGAGTTGGTGGAATAGGTCATAAATACTGGGGTTGCAGCAATATTAAATTTTACTGAGAATAAAAGTCCCGCATGCCAAAAGGTGCAACGTACCATGAGCTTTGTTCATAATTTCAAAACTCTTGTGAGGCGAAGCAAAATAACAGGCAACCTTAAGGAAAAAATGCTATCTCTGTATCACAACTGTCAAGACCTATGATGATACAAGCACTAATGAGTGGGACACAATATTCATCCTGAACCATGAATATTCGATGGAAATAACCTGAGGGCACTTTGGATTTTTATAAGCCAATACATATGTCGAAAATCTGGTAATCAtagaataacattaatgattttCTTATGATTTGTTATGCCATATATGTAATAACTTtgggtttttttgtttttctgaattgtCTCTACAATGTGTCATATTCTGAACAAAAATGAATTGAAAGATTTGAAGAACAAATATACTATCTCCCTcctgatattgtggtaaggtgtagtaaattcaaattttggtgtatttttaaaatgtattattTGTTATAACTGTTTCTTTTGGTGTTAtacaaattctgcagaatttaGCTTTGGAAAATCATCAGGGCAAGTTCAaacaactaaaaactaacaaGCCCTTCGACATTCAAGACTATAAGGACTTTATCCTATATTTAGACAAGAAAAAGTTTGTATCCCATTCATTTGTAAGTTTTCGTTTATAAAGCTTCTTAAGCAATTCTTTTATTATGtgccaattaaactaaaaaaaagttCTCTTTGGCCAAACTTCAGATATTTGCCCTAGTTTGCTATGCAGAACATTGGTGGATATGGATGGAGGATGTTAAAAAGAAGAAATTTCATGTCCATGACCCATTTCACAAAAAATCTCCTTCAAAAGAAAGAACAACACTtaataaatttgttgtaagttgtTTCTGTTTTCTCTATGAATTCTCTGGTTTTTGTCTGTTATTAGCAATATAAAATTTCAATGTAGTTCTGTTTGAAATAAGGTGGACTATTAGTTGATTTCAGTGTAATTTGGTATTAAATATAgtctttcttatatttttctttttttagtttttagggtttCATGATTTAAAGAATGATGGTATTTGCCGAAGAACAACCTTTGACGGACAAGGATGATGAAATTGAAGCACCATACATTAACATCACTGGGCAACATAACTAGTATAAATCTTTCTATATGAGAAATTTTGTGTGTTTCTCTTATTGTCCTATTTTATTTTgccaatttatttttgtttttagctTCTGTTGTGCAATTTATGTGATGAAATGATTTGAGATAAttgaaccaaaaaaataaaaaaggacaaATATGTATGGAAGAATTGGACATAggtaactatttttaaaaataaataactctaTATTACTAAATTAACAGAGTTTAATGAAAAAGTTTCTTTAAATTGTAAGAAGAAGTGGATCATCTCAAAGTTGAATATGCTTCACTCATTTTATTTGATGAAATAAATCgactcagagataaagccattcAAGAATGTAAAGCCATCAGACAATCCAAGCCATCTGCGGTATTATTGAGTCCTTATTGTGAATTCCATTCAAAAAATATCGACAGTAAATAGTTTGAATGTTgtacattattaaaaattttgtactaAATTGTCTGTTTGAATACATACTTTCTATGTTTGTAAATATTTGATCCAAacttttcataaattttttttacgaaaataAACTTCTATGAAGCTGTTTGTACTATATTGAAATGCTATTAATCTGAATGAATCTAGGttcaaaaaatttttggaaaacaaGATTAAATTGTTTAATACACTAAATTCCTTTACGAATACACCTAAAACTAttcaaaatacaccaaaaaaatGTGCATACATATTTTTCTGTAAATTATAACTAGGAGATATGAAAATTATGTAATTTGAATTGTTACATTCCTTAAGTATTGAATTGTCTATGTATTGTatatttaaaacaaacaaatcccTTCAGATAGTTGAAGACACTAATTTCAAAACAAACAGCAACATGTCAAAAtagaacaaaagaagaaaatataaaaacg contains:
- the LOC112742279 gene encoding uncharacterized protein isoform X2, with the translated sequence MFSSVRISRVEIFSYLPVWQFSIPSSASSMESLFSLKPSHHHHQSLLSLNHHHSTTPFSSVPFLSLPSSSSSSSASFRFSPIKASHSPKNPLTHVTQTLNPFFSPILKSACIAAALFLMRLHFNSPALAAAVTAAPQPPSPATESSPEDASGEEKVSGEENSTVEDLQSLIEAKIRERKFDEAVPMVDRLIEIEPEELDWPLLKAHLRARNNDHAVARNLFEEVLKRDPYNVIALHGLLVAAFELKEPTKDFMPRFEEAVKFLEKEERDSEARDLKLLIAQVKVLEGELSSALKVYEDLVTKEPKDFRPYLCKGVVYTMMKKKDEAERQFEKFRELVPEDHHHKDYFEDNANVFLQKLEQKKEAALKRLQCMVGSYCAYSSYSLVALLAQL
- the LOC112742279 gene encoding uncharacterized protein isoform X1, with product MFSSVRISRVEIFSYLPVWQFSIPSSASSMESLFSLKPSHHHHQSLLSLNHHHSTTPFSSVPFLSLPSSSSSSSASFRFSPIKASHSPKNPLTHVTQTLNPFFSPILKSACIAAALFLMRLHFNSPALAAAVTAAPQPPSPATESSPEDASGEEKVSGEENSTVEDLQSLIEAKIRERKFDEAVPMVDRLIEIEPEELDWPLLKAHLRARNNDHAVARNLFEEVLKRDPYNVIALHGLLVAAFELKEPTKDFMPRFEEAVKFLEKEERDSEARDLKLLIAQVKVLEGELSSALKVYEDLVTKEPKDFRPYLCKGVVYTMMKKKDEAERQFEKFRELVPEDHHHKDYFEDNANVFLQKLEQKKEAALKSMFVGDLLILMTSEGFSCVHYRLQCMVGSYCAYSSYSLVALLAQL